A part of Dyadobacter subterraneus genomic DNA contains:
- a CDS encoding helix-turn-helix domain-containing protein — MKREHLKPRVYHSIAEMQHAFGLPQPLHPLISLLDFNKVQITAEMLADTFAMDFYNITYNESAGCRMRYGQTTYDFQQAGMFFSSPGQPLTGIQIAESTLGFTLLVHPDFLRNYPLDAKIKHYGFFSYSVTESLHLSDKEQLIIQGIARNIGDELETAIDELSQDVLISQLELMLNYSQRFYKRQFITRNPIHNALLEKMDQLLKNYFDEETALLKGLPSVQYFSDQLHVSPHYLGDMLRALTGQSTQQHIHNKLIEKAKEVLTFSDLTVGEIAYQLGFEHPQSFSKLFKS; from the coding sequence GCATGCATTCGGTCTGCCGCAACCTTTGCACCCACTAATCAGCTTGCTCGATTTCAACAAGGTGCAAATCACGGCCGAAATGCTGGCCGATACTTTTGCCATGGATTTTTATAACATCACCTATAATGAATCGGCGGGCTGCCGGATGCGGTATGGGCAGACAACTTACGATTTTCAGCAAGCCGGTATGTTTTTTTCCTCGCCAGGCCAGCCGCTGACGGGCATTCAAATAGCCGAATCGACCCTGGGATTTACATTGCTAGTTCACCCTGATTTTCTGCGAAACTATCCACTAGACGCCAAAATCAAACATTATGGCTTTTTCTCCTACTCGGTGACCGAGTCGCTGCATTTGTCGGACAAAGAACAGTTAATCATTCAGGGCATTGCCAGAAACATCGGCGACGAGCTCGAAACGGCGATCGACGAGCTGAGCCAGGATGTGCTGATTTCGCAGTTGGAACTGATGCTGAATTACAGTCAGCGGTTTTACAAACGCCAGTTTATTACCCGAAACCCAATTCACAATGCATTGCTGGAAAAGATGGACCAATTGCTGAAGAATTATTTCGACGAGGAGACCGCCCTGCTGAAAGGGCTTCCGAGCGTTCAGTATTTTTCAGACCAACTGCACGTTTCACCCCACTATCTTGGCGACATGCTCCGCGCACTGACCGGCCAGAGTACGCAGCAGCACATTCACAATAAGCTTATTGAGAAAGCAAAGGAAGTTTTGACATTTAGTGATCTGACAGTAGGTGAAATCGCCTATCAGCTCGGTTTTGAGCATCCGCAGTCTTTTAGTAAGTTATTCAAATCA